A single genomic interval of Sceloporus undulatus isolate JIND9_A2432 ecotype Alabama chromosome 2, SceUnd_v1.1, whole genome shotgun sequence harbors:
- the LOC121924004 gene encoding antigen-presenting glycoprotein CD1d-like isoform X1 codes for MQLQQGLLLSWRGLVLLSSLPFWGEGAQGASFPLPVELHPFQLLQTVAFQNATVTDVMEANAFLGDMETHSLDSQKIRFLQPWASSAFTPQEWDMLEKIINAYLIGFKKTINDMAKTFNASYPLVIQSLIFCEIESNGTTRGFYNGAANGEVMVVLDADNAAWVAQKKDKLTLSVQAYLNKDKGTISTLRSLLSNQCIKALKSFLQAGKASLDRQEVPDAVVFAQESPDSLLLVCRVTGFYPRLVNVSWLQDEKALPSSAVNSTGILPNHDLTYQTRSSLTIKSADIAHSYACRVEHSSLDKRSLVIPWKRKSGVAVPVIIGILVPLLIAVSAVIFYWWRKRRHYEGINQA; via the exons ATGCAGCTGCAGCAGGGGCTCCTTCTCTCCTGGAGAGGCCTGGTGCtgctctcctcccttcctttctgggGAGAGGGAGCCCAGGGGG cctcctttcctctcccagtAGAACTCCATCCTTTTCAATTATTGCAGACTGTAGCATTCCAAAATGCTACTGTCACTGATGTCATGGAAGCAAATGCTTTCCTAGGAGACATGGAGACCCATTCGCTTGACAGCCAGAAGATCAGATTCCTCCAACCATGGGCCAGTAGTGCCTTCACACCTCAAGAATGGGACATGCTGGAGAAGATAATCAATGCCTACCTTATAGGCTTCAAAAAAACCATCAACGACATGGCTAAGACTTTTAATGCTAGCT ATCCTCTTGTTATTCAGTCCTTGATTTTTTGTGAGATTGAATCTAATGGGACAACGAGAGGTTTCTATAATGGCGCTGCAAATGGAGAAGTGATGGTTGTATTAGATGCTGATAATGCTGCCTGGGTTGCCCAAAAGAAGGATAAGCTCACTCTCAGCGTTCAAGCCTACCTCAACAAAGACAAGGGCACAATTTCAACCCTTCGCAGCCTGTTGTCAAACCAGTGTATCAAAGCTCTCAAGAGCTTTCTTCAAGCTGGAAAGGCAAGTCTGGACAGGCAAG AGGTGCCTGATGCTGTGGTTTTTGCTCAGGAGTCTCCTGACTCTTTGCTGTTAGTTTGCCGAGTCACTGGTTTCTATCCACGCCTGGTGAATGTCTCCTGGCTGCAAGATGAGAAGGCCTTACCCAGCTCAGCAGTCAACTCCACTGGCATCTTGCCTAACCATGACTTGACCTATCAGACCAGGAGTTCTCTGACTATTAAGTCAGCAGATATTGCACATAGTTATGCTTGCAGAGTGGAGCACAgcagcctggacaagagaagtcTTGTCATCCCTTGGA AAAGGAAATCTGGAGTGGCTGTACCAGTAATAATCGGCATCCTCGTTCCTTTGTTGATAGCTGTCTCAGCAGTAATATTTTATTGGTGGCGGAAACGTCG CCATTATGAAGGCATAAATCAAGCATAG
- the LOC121924004 gene encoding antigen-presenting glycoprotein CD1d-like isoform X2, whose translation MEANAFLGDMETHSLDSQKIRFLQPWASSAFTPQEWDMLEKIINAYLIGFKKTINDMAKTFNASYPLVIQSLIFCEIESNGTTRGFYNGAANGEVMVVLDADNAAWVAQKKDKLTLSVQAYLNKDKGTISTLRSLLSNQCIKALKSFLQAGKASLDRQEVPDAVVFAQESPDSLLLVCRVTGFYPRLVNVSWLQDEKALPSSAVNSTGILPNHDLTYQTRSSLTIKSADIAHSYACRVEHSSLDKRSLVIPWKRKSGVAVPVIIGILVPLLIAVSAVIFYWWRKRRHYEGINQA comes from the exons ATGGAAGCAAATGCTTTCCTAGGAGACATGGAGACCCATTCGCTTGACAGCCAGAAGATCAGATTCCTCCAACCATGGGCCAGTAGTGCCTTCACACCTCAAGAATGGGACATGCTGGAGAAGATAATCAATGCCTACCTTATAGGCTTCAAAAAAACCATCAACGACATGGCTAAGACTTTTAATGCTAGCT ATCCTCTTGTTATTCAGTCCTTGATTTTTTGTGAGATTGAATCTAATGGGACAACGAGAGGTTTCTATAATGGCGCTGCAAATGGAGAAGTGATGGTTGTATTAGATGCTGATAATGCTGCCTGGGTTGCCCAAAAGAAGGATAAGCTCACTCTCAGCGTTCAAGCCTACCTCAACAAAGACAAGGGCACAATTTCAACCCTTCGCAGCCTGTTGTCAAACCAGTGTATCAAAGCTCTCAAGAGCTTTCTTCAAGCTGGAAAGGCAAGTCTGGACAGGCAAG AGGTGCCTGATGCTGTGGTTTTTGCTCAGGAGTCTCCTGACTCTTTGCTGTTAGTTTGCCGAGTCACTGGTTTCTATCCACGCCTGGTGAATGTCTCCTGGCTGCAAGATGAGAAGGCCTTACCCAGCTCAGCAGTCAACTCCACTGGCATCTTGCCTAACCATGACTTGACCTATCAGACCAGGAGTTCTCTGACTATTAAGTCAGCAGATATTGCACATAGTTATGCTTGCAGAGTGGAGCACAgcagcctggacaagagaagtcTTGTCATCCCTTGGA AAAGGAAATCTGGAGTGGCTGTACCAGTAATAATCGGCATCCTCGTTCCTTTGTTGATAGCTGTCTCAGCAGTAATATTTTATTGGTGGCGGAAACGTCG CCATTATGAAGGCATAAATCAAGCATAG
- the LOC121920304 gene encoding T-cell surface glycoprotein CD1a-like: MTQILTSPSEHHDSVHHSTQWVTLRHTSGAPSTRCNAEEAPYSHKEPLALVFAQESSAATDSLLLVCRVLGFYPHQINISWLLDEKALPSSRINSIAILPNYNLTYQIQSSSTIRSADTSYISACSVQHSNLGKRSLVILWDHHNILAIVMISAVFLLGA; the protein is encoded by the exons ATGACGCAAATCCTGACTTCACCCTCAGAGCATCATGATTCTGTGCACCATTCCACACAGTGGGTGACATTACGGCACACCTCTGGCGCTCCATCTACACGATGCAACGCCGAAGAAGCACCATATAGCCACA AGGAACCTCTTGCTCTGGTCTTTGCCCAGGAGTCCTCTGCAGCCACCGACTCCCTCCTTCTGGTTTGTCGAGTCCTTGGTTTCTATCCACACCAGATCAACATCTCTTGGCTGTTGGATGAGAAGGCCTTGCCCAGTTCAAGGATCAACTCCATCGCCATCTTGCCTAACTACAACCTGACCTACCAGATCCAGAGTTCTTCGACTATTAGGTCAGCAGATACTTCATATATTTCTGCTTGCAGTGTGCAACACAGCAACCTAGGCAAGAGAAGTCTTGTCATCCTGTGGG atcatcataatataTTGGCAATTGttatgatttctgcagtgtttttattGGGAGCCTGA
- the LOC121924010 gene encoding zinc finger protein 239-like produces the protein MGEKLFKCPNPGESFLGSSDAFQHQQSHTTDGLYKCLECGKCFTHSKNFSTHQRIHTGEKPYKCPDCGKRYGASSTLSRHRKIHMEEKPYKCPECEKSFSYKADLIKHHRVHTGEKPYVCHECGKSFSQSSNFVTHQRSHTGERPYECPDCGKSFTVSSSLIEHQRVHTAEKPFLCTKCGKSFNRSSHLNVHQRTHTGERPFQCSDCGKGFTILSTLSKHQRIHTGEKPYKCPKCERSFRVSSILTQHIRTHTGEKPYICLDCGRSFSQKSPLIAHQRLHTRQKTK, from the coding sequence ATGGGAGAAAAATTATTTAAGTGCCCCAATCCTGGGGAAAGTTTTCTCGGAAGCTCAGATGCCTTTCAGCACCAGCAAAGCCATACAACAGACGGGCTGtataaatgcctggagtgtgggaaatgtttcactCATAGCAAGAACTTCAGCACTCACCAgcgaatccacactggagaaaaacctTACAAGTGCCCTGACTGTGGGAAAAGGTATGGTGCCAGTTCTACCCTTAGTAGGCATCGAAAAATCCACATGGAagagaaaccctataaatgccCAGAATGTGAGAAGAGTTTCAGTTATAAAGCAGACCTCATTAAACACCATCGagttcacactggagagaaaccttATGTATGccatgaatgtggaaagagctttagcCAAAGCTCAAATTTTGTTACGCACCAGAGAAGCCACACCGGAGAGAGACCTTATGAATGCCCTGACTGTGGGAAAAGTTTTACTGTGAGTTCAAGCCTTATTGAACATCAGCGAGTCCACACCGCTGAGAAGCCCTTCCTGTGTACAAAATGTGGGAAAAGTTTCAATCGGAGCTCACACCTTAATGTGCATCAGAGAACCCACACTGGAGAGAGGCCTTTTCAGTGTTCTGATTGTGGGAAAGGCTTTACTATACTCTCCACCCTTAGTAAACACCaaagaatccacactggagaaaaacctTATAAATGCCCCAAGTGTGAGCGAAGCTTTAGGGTGAGTTCAATTCTTACCCAGCATATCAGAACCCACACGGGCGAGAAGCCATACATTTGTCTTGACTGTGGGAGAAGCTTCAGTCAAAAGTCACCTCTCATTGCTCACCAGAGACTTCATACTCGTCAAAAAACTAAATGA